Proteins from one Phalacrocorax carbo chromosome 19, bPhaCar2.1, whole genome shotgun sequence genomic window:
- the LOC104043865 gene encoding mitochondrial import inner membrane translocase subunit Tim13, with amino-acid sequence MESGFGSDFGSDFGSGGGGGGKLDPGLIMEQVKVQIAVANAQELLQRMTDKCFRKCIGKPGGALDNSEQKCIAMCMDRYMDAWNTVSRAYNSRLQRERANM; translated from the exons ATGGAGAGCGGTTTCGGCTCCGACTTCGGCTCCGACTTCGGCTCCGGGGGTGGCGGTGGGGGGAAGCTGGACCCGGGGCTCATCATGGAGCAGGTGAAGGTGCAGATCGCCGTGGCAAACGCCCAGGAGCTCTTGCAG CGCATGACGGACAAGTGCTTTCGGAAGTGCATCGGGAAGCCCGGCGGCGCGCTGGACAACTCGGAGCAG AAGTGCATCGCCATGTGCATGGACCGCTACATGGACGCCTGGAACACGGTTTCCCGAGCCTACAACTCGCGGCTGCAGCGGGAGAGAGCCAACATGTGA